The following coding sequences lie in one Bacteroidota bacterium genomic window:
- a CDS encoding ABC transporter permease, producing MFDIDKWKEIGSSLAKNKLRTALTAFGVFWGIFMLIVMIGSGRGLENGVMNGMGKFATNSVFIWGQRTSVPYQGMQRGRSIQLRNADTEALKGIEELEKLAPRLDVRGAGNNNVNRGQKSGAFSIFGDYPEWNEIDPVEMLAGRFINHTDIAEKRKVAVIGQRVRELLFAADEDPIGQYIQIKGIYFQVVGVFKPLSVNMNFGGDKTQTIHIPFSTTQQAFNYGDRLSFYAMTAKPGINASVLEEKALTLLRQRHKVAPDDARAFGYFNLDKEFKQMSNLFLGINVLVWIVGTGTLLAGVIGISNIMLVVVKERTKEIGIMRAIGATPRKVTTQIISEAVLLTTVAGYTGLVLSVFLLELVSKSIPAGGGQQMFLNPGVDFQVAIAALLILIVSGVFAGFIPARRAVAMKPIDALRYE from the coding sequence ATGTTCGACATTGACAAATGGAAGGAAATAGGCAGCAGTCTGGCCAAGAACAAGCTGCGCACTGCCCTCACGGCCTTTGGGGTGTTCTGGGGGATTTTCATGCTGATCGTCATGATAGGTTCGGGCCGTGGCCTCGAAAACGGGGTGATGAACGGCATGGGAAAATTTGCCACCAACAGCGTGTTCATCTGGGGGCAACGCACCTCGGTGCCATACCAGGGCATGCAGCGCGGACGCAGCATCCAGCTCCGCAATGCCGACACCGAAGCCCTCAAAGGCATCGAAGAGCTCGAAAAGCTGGCCCCAAGACTCGATGTGCGCGGAGCGGGCAACAACAATGTGAACCGCGGCCAGAAATCCGGGGCCTTCAGCATCTTTGGCGACTATCCCGAATGGAACGAGATAGACCCGGTGGAAATGTTGGCCGGCAGGTTTATCAACCATACCGACATCGCCGAAAAACGCAAAGTGGCCGTCATCGGGCAGCGGGTGCGCGAACTGCTTTTTGCCGCCGACGAAGACCCTATCGGACAATATATTCAAATCAAAGGTATTTATTTTCAGGTAGTTGGTGTGTTTAAGCCCCTGAGCGTCAACATGAACTTCGGAGGCGACAAAACCCAGACCATCCATATCCCCTTCAGCACCACCCAGCAGGCCTTCAACTATGGCGACCGCCTGAGCTTTTATGCCATGACGGCAAAGCCTGGCATAAACGCCTCAGTGCTGGAGGAAAAAGCACTTACACTGCTGCGCCAGCGCCATAAGGTGGCCCCCGACGACGCCCGCGCTTTCGGCTACTTCAACCTCGATAAAGAGTTCAAACAAATGAGCAACCTTTTTCTGGGCATCAATGTGCTGGTGTGGATTGTGGGTACAGGCACCCTGCTGGCCGGCGTGATTGGCATCAGCAACATCATGCTGGTAGTGGTTAAGGAACGCACCAAAGAAATCGGCATCATGCGGGCCATAGGTGCCACGCCGCGCAAAGTAACCACACAGATCATCAGCGAGGCTGTGCTGCTCACCACGGTTGCCGGATATACCGGTCTTGTGCTCAGCGTGTTTTTGCTCGAACTGGTAAGCAAAAGCATTCCGGCCGGTGGCGGTCAGCAAATGTTTCTCAACCCGGGTGTAGATTTTCAGGTGGCCATTGCTGCCTTGCTCATCCTGATCGTCTCGGGCGTGTTTGCCGGATTCATACCCGCCCGCCGCGCCGTGGCAATGAAACCCATTGACGCTTTGCGTTACGAATAA
- a CDS encoding efflux RND transporter periplasmic adaptor subunit, whose protein sequence is MKTFLKIAAALVVVGVFAGTLLYLYKKSQAKPVVYNTESPFETTIVRKTVATGSVVPRHEIDIKPKVSGIIEEVFVEPGDMVRKDQLIARVRIIPDMINLNNAEARVKKAGIQLDEARRNYLRYKELYRKGVIPEAEFNTYEVSFRTAEQELEAAEDHLALIREGATRKAGNATNTLIRSTIDGMVLAVPVEKGRSVIESNTFNDGTTIATIADMNEMIFVGKVDESEVGKIREGMELVLTIGAIESEKFTARLERISPKGVEENGAIQFEIRAAVEPRAGQFIRAGYSANADIVLEKKENVLAVNEALVKFEGDSAFVEVETTPQNFEKRAIKTGLSDGIVVEVREGLGKEDKIKAAAK, encoded by the coding sequence ATGAAAACCTTTCTGAAAATTGCCGCCGCCCTCGTTGTGGTGGGTGTTTTTGCCGGAACCCTGCTCTATCTCTACAAAAAATCGCAGGCCAAACCCGTGGTTTACAACACCGAAAGTCCGTTCGAAACAACCATAGTCCGAAAAACGGTAGCCACCGGTTCGGTGGTGCCGCGTCACGAAATCGATATCAAGCCCAAGGTGTCGGGCATCATCGAAGAAGTTTTTGTCGAACCGGGCGACATGGTGCGCAAAGACCAGCTCATTGCCAGGGTGCGCATTATTCCGGATATGATCAACCTGAACAATGCCGAGGCCAGGGTCAAGAAGGCCGGCATACAGCTCGACGAAGCACGCCGCAACTACCTCAGGTATAAAGAGTTGTATCGCAAAGGGGTGATCCCGGAAGCCGAATTCAACACCTATGAAGTAAGTTTCCGGACGGCTGAGCAGGAGCTCGAAGCTGCCGAAGACCACCTCGCCCTGATCCGCGAAGGCGCCACACGCAAGGCCGGCAATGCCACCAATACGCTCATCCGCAGCACCATCGATGGCATGGTGCTGGCCGTGCCGGTCGAAAAAGGCCGCTCGGTGATCGAAAGCAACACCTTCAACGATGGCACCACCATTGCCACCATAGCCGACATGAACGAGATGATTTTTGTGGGTAAGGTGGACGAATCGGAAGTGGGAAAAATACGCGAAGGCATGGAGCTGGTTCTGACCATTGGCGCCATTGAAAGCGAAAAATTTACTGCCCGCCTCGAGCGCATCTCGCCCAAGGGTGTGGAGGAAAACGGCGCCATACAGTTCGAGATCCGCGCCGCTGTTGAGCCTCGCGCCGGACAGTTCATACGGGCCGGATACAGCGCCAATGCCGACATTGTGCTCGAAAAGAAAGAAAACGTTTTGGCTGTGAATGAGGCACTTGTGAAATTTGAAGGCGACAGCGCCTTTGTTGAGGTGGAAACTACCCCTCAAAACTTTGAAAAACGTGCGATCAAGACCGGGCTTTCGGATGGCATCGTGGTGGAGGTGCGCGAAGGCCTGGGCAAGGAAGATAAAATCAAGGCGGCCGCAAAATAG
- a CDS encoding DUF4625 domain-containing protein — protein MRSTAVIILLIWLIAGCNKAEVDDQKPVIDFGFEGASPLPCDTLQLGDTLRLRVRMSDNVELGSFRVDIHHNFDHHSHSTEPISCELDPKKPATNPFAFIGVFDIPAGRREYEALVNIALPLQNQNGPLQGGDYHFFISLTDKTGWSSRSGFGLKLVQP, from the coding sequence ATGCGCAGTACCGCAGTTATTATTTTACTCATATGGTTAATTGCTGGCTGCAACAAAGCCGAAGTGGATGACCAGAAACCGGTGATCGACTTCGGCTTTGAGGGGGCTTCGCCTTTGCCCTGCGACACTTTGCAGCTGGGCGATACGCTCCGGCTGCGGGTGCGAATGTCGGACAATGTGGAGCTGGGGTCGTTTCGTGTGGATATCCACCACAACTTCGACCACCACTCGCACAGCACCGAACCCATAAGTTGTGAGCTCGACCCGAAGAAGCCGGCCACCAACCCCTTTGCGTTTATTGGCGTGTTCGACATCCCGGCAGGCCGGCGCGAATACGAAGCTTTGGTGAACATTGCCCTGCCATTGCAAAACCAAAATGGCCCCCTGCAGGGTGGAGATTACCACTTTTTTATCAGCCTGACCGACAAAACCGGCTGGTCGTCGCGCAGTGGTTTCGGCCTCAAGCTTGTGCAACCATAA
- a CDS encoding DUF4625 domain-containing protein, whose protein sequence is MNKIISKGIVVIILALFTFTACNKDDQKPSIKNLEIGYDNSGQVVAGEELHLEAEILAPEKIERVELEIHKEGGHKSLRLVFGAGEWHLEKVYDKFKGLKDTDFHEHVDVPADAPAGDYHLHLSVIDQKGNKAEAEGELRVLLPTR, encoded by the coding sequence ATGAATAAGATCATTTCCAAAGGAATTGTTGTCATCATTCTTGCATTATTCACATTTACTGCCTGCAACAAAGACGACCAAAAGCCTTCGATCAAAAACCTGGAAATCGGTTACGACAACAGCGGGCAGGTAGTGGCAGGCGAGGAGCTGCACCTGGAAGCCGAGATTCTGGCCCCGGAAAAAATCGAACGCGTGGAGCTTGAAATCCACAAAGAGGGCGGACACAAAAGCCTGCGATTGGTGTTTGGGGCCGGCGAATGGCATCTTGAAAAGGTGTACGACAAGTTCAAAGGCCTGAAAGACACCGACTTTCATGAGCATGTGGATGTGCCAGCCGATGCCCCTGCCGGCGATTATCATCTGCACCTGAGCGTGATAGACCAAAAAGGCAACAAGGCTGAAGCCGAAGGTGAGCTCAGGGTGCTTTTACCCACACGATAA
- a CDS encoding TonB-dependent receptor: MKIKFFASAFLMLHAMLLCAQPGSLWVSVEDTSGEVLPGAVVLLYPGRHMALTDANGLAVIGPVPDGRYRLEVSYLGYEKHSSEIDIPHRGALKVVLQARLMSLQEVKVTASAARLGKPALMLPSEAVGQAFVRKFYAGSLASTLERLPGMNSIRIGMGQSKPMIRGMAFNRVLVVTDGLRHEGQQWGEEHGLETDALGAGRVEVIRGPSSVRYGSDALAGVLNIVSDEGLKHDGHAARLTLHAATVNNTLGGHILWQYKNNRQSAYAALGWWDAADYKVPADSVDVYNFRLPLRARRLRNTAGMEQSFRAGYGFGHGAWQHQTRMSLLRSRQGFFAHAHGIEPRNVDTLLHDRSQRDVQQPLHEVTHLKLTQQSQLQTRSGSLHLTLGYQKNLFEERSPYVNHGFMPPVLPEAMRKYAHTERMFNKDALAVELLWEQTTQSLNWKTGLSAEAIRNHIGGWAFVFPEYRSEKLGVFGMMDYPISPGRLFQAGVRLDAARIRIEEYSDWFAAPDGQYLQRAENLRFSQPSLSWSAGYSRQAGHWAISGNVGKGFRLPTAAELGANGVNYHQFRFEQGNPDLKPEVSYQLDASAEWRSSRIALEISPFLAWSPNYIYLNPSSEHDYLYGNGNQKFEYTQSNVFRGGGEFHLHYAIAEAWMFGLMYEALFAYQLSGPKKGFGLPLSPPQSLLFNLNWSPGRKLPFELAADLRLTSAQNRIVPPEQTTPAWYVVNLRANATIAFGRQNLELSLQLNNLTNNVYLNHLSYYRRINLPEAGRNLIAVIKIPILEKN; encoded by the coding sequence TTGCGGTTATCGGCCCGGTTCCGGATGGACGATACCGTCTGGAGGTGAGTTATCTGGGATACGAAAAGCACAGCAGCGAGATTGATATTCCCCACAGGGGGGCGCTGAAGGTGGTGCTGCAAGCCCGGCTGATGAGTTTGCAGGAAGTGAAGGTGACGGCTTCGGCTGCGCGTTTGGGCAAGCCCGCGCTTATGCTGCCCTCCGAGGCTGTTGGTCAGGCTTTTGTGCGAAAGTTCTATGCAGGCAGCCTGGCTTCCACCCTCGAACGCCTGCCCGGCATGAACAGCATACGCATCGGCATGGGGCAATCCAAACCCATGATACGTGGCATGGCGTTCAACCGTGTGCTTGTGGTGACCGACGGGCTGCGTCACGAAGGTCAGCAATGGGGCGAGGAGCATGGGTTGGAAACCGATGCCCTGGGCGCTGGTCGGGTAGAGGTGATACGTGGCCCGTCGTCGGTGCGCTATGGTTCCGATGCCCTTGCCGGAGTGCTAAATATTGTTTCGGACGAGGGTCTGAAGCACGATGGCCACGCCGCCCGGCTTACACTGCATGCCGCCACTGTGAACAATACGCTGGGCGGACATATCTTATGGCAATACAAAAACAACCGCCAATCGGCCTATGCAGCCCTGGGCTGGTGGGATGCCGCCGACTACAAGGTGCCCGCCGACAGTGTGGATGTGTACAACTTCCGTCTTCCGCTGCGCGCCCGGCGTTTGCGCAATACCGCCGGCATGGAGCAGAGTTTCAGGGCAGGGTATGGTTTTGGACATGGCGCATGGCAGCATCAGACCAGGATGAGCCTGCTCCGCAGCCGTCAGGGTTTTTTTGCGCACGCCCACGGTATCGAACCACGTAATGTGGACACCCTGCTCCACGACCGCTCGCAACGCGATGTGCAGCAACCCTTGCACGAAGTTACCCACCTGAAGCTCACCCAGCAATCGCAACTGCAAACCCGGAGCGGAAGTCTGCACCTCACCCTCGGCTATCAGAAAAACCTGTTCGAGGAACGCAGCCCGTATGTCAACCATGGGTTCATGCCGCCCGTGCTGCCCGAGGCCATGCGAAAATATGCCCACACCGAAAGGATGTTCAATAAAGATGCCCTGGCTGTGGAGCTGCTTTGGGAGCAAACAACTCAATCGCTCAACTGGAAAACCGGACTTTCGGCTGAGGCCATCCGCAACCACATCGGTGGGTGGGCCTTTGTATTCCCCGAGTACCGTTCCGAAAAACTGGGCGTGTTTGGTATGATGGATTATCCGATTTCGCCTGGCCGGTTGTTTCAGGCTGGTGTGAGGCTCGATGCTGCCCGGATACGCATTGAAGAATACAGCGACTGGTTTGCCGCGCCGGATGGTCAGTATTTGCAGCGGGCCGAAAATCTCAGGTTCAGTCAGCCGAGCCTGAGCTGGTCGGCCGGATATAGCCGGCAGGCAGGACACTGGGCCATCAGCGGCAATGTGGGCAAGGGCTTCAGGCTGCCTACTGCGGCCGAGCTGGGAGCCAACGGAGTGAACTATCACCAGTTTCGCTTCGAGCAGGGCAACCCGGATCTGAAGCCCGAAGTGTCGTATCAGCTGGATGCGTCGGCCGAATGGAGAAGTAGCCGCATAGCGCTGGAAATCAGCCCTTTTTTGGCCTGGTCGCCCAATTACATCTACCTCAACCCCAGCTCGGAACACGACTACCTCTACGGAAACGGAAACCAGAAGTTCGAATATACCCAAAGCAATGTGTTCCGCGGCGGAGGGGAGTTTCACCTGCATTACGCCATCGCGGAGGCCTGGATGTTCGGGCTGATGTACGAAGCCCTGTTTGCCTATCAGCTATCGGGGCCTAAAAAGGGTTTTGGCCTGCCGCTCAGCCCGCCCCAATCGCTGCTCTTCAACCTCAACTGGTCGCCCGGACGCAAGCTGCCTTTCGAGCTGGCGGCCGACCTCAGGCTCACCTCGGCCCAAAACCGCATTGTTCCCCCGGAACAAACCACACCTGCATGGTATGTGGTCAACCTGCGTGCGAATGCCACCATTGCATTCGGCCGTCAAAACCTCGAGCTGAGCCTGCAACTCAACAACCTCACCAACAATGTGTATCTGAACCATCTGAGCTATTACCGCCGCATCAACCTGCCCGAAGCCGGACGCAACCTGATAGCGGTAATTAAAATCCCGATTCTTGAGAAAAATTAG